In Carassius gibelio isolate Cgi1373 ecotype wild population from Czech Republic chromosome B19, carGib1.2-hapl.c, whole genome shotgun sequence, one DNA window encodes the following:
- the LOC127979509 gene encoding polymeric immunoglobulin receptor-like isoform X1 produces the protein MTNLRSSDSNRYWCAVKTRGSYLRISLELTVTEGIPDLSAASNMVSGEEGGNVTVQCLYSDKFKDTERKWCRSGDLHSCQTAQDIEPSLGAALQINDTNDGVCTVTLTGLKKKDAGWYWCMAGDVQVPVHINVDSRQPITDANTRPVMFTTAQSFTSSNSFDVHNHNSLTTLAHTPSKLPESTSVQTEKTDQTSTASPEQFHSTTQSSSYPTTTENSKHDPSHSSSTVRTTLTSRSTTLHVDNNSTVTRSSKDLTCEPKTTYDSRQGQNILL, from the exons ATGACAAACCTGCGCAGCAGTGATTCGAACCGCTACTGGTGTGCAGTCAAAACACGAGGTTCCTATCTCAGAATATCTCTAGAACTTACCGTCACTGAGG GTATTCCAGATCTGTCAGCAGCCAGCAACATGGTGTCAGGTGAAGAGGGCGGCAATGTTACTGTACAGTGTCTCTACAGTGACAAATTTAAAGATACTGAGAGAAAATGGTGCAGAAGTGGTGATCTGCACTCCTGTCAAACGGCTCAGGATATAGAGCCATCCCTCGGTGCAGCTCTACAGATAAATGATACAAATGATGGCGTTTGTACAGTGACACTGACAGGGCTGAAGAAGAAAGATGCAGGCTGGTATTGGTGTATGGCTGGGGATGTGCAGGTTCCTGTTCATATCAATGTTGATTCAAGACAACCCATTACAGATGCCAACACAA gacCTGTCATGTTTACGACAGCACAATCTTTCACTTCATCTAACTCTTTTGATGTACACAACCATAATTCACTAACAACACTTGCACACACACCATCAAAATTACCTGAAAGTACATCAGTTCAGACAGAAAAAACTGACCAGACATCCACAGCATCACCGGAGCAGTTTCATTCAACGACACAGTCCTCATCATATCCAACCACAACGGAGAACTCAAAACATGACCCATCACACAGCAGTAGTACTGTTAGGACAACACTAACCAGCAGATCAACAACTCTTCATGTTGACAATAACTCTACAGTTACTCGGTCATCTAAAGATCTGACATGTGAACCCAAAACCACTTATGACAGCAGGCAAGGTCAAAATATACTtctgtaa
- the LOC127979509 gene encoding CMRF35-like molecule 3 isoform X2, with the protein MAFLLSSLVLLLGVLGIPDLSAASNMVSGEEGGNVTVQCLYSDKFKDTERKWCRSGDLHSCQTAQDIEPSLGAALQINDTNDGVCTVTLTGLKKKDAGWYWCMAGDVQVPVHINVDSRQPITDANTRPVMFTTAQSFTSSNSFDVHNHNSLTTLAHTPSKLPESTSVQTEKTDQTSTASPEQFHSTTQSSSYPTTTENSKHDPSHSSSTVRTTLTSRSTTLHVDNNSTVTRSSKDLTCEPKTTYDSRQGQNILL; encoded by the exons ATGGCTTTTCTGCTGAGTAGCCTGGTACTGCTTTTAGGAGTCCTAG GTATTCCAGATCTGTCAGCAGCCAGCAACATGGTGTCAGGTGAAGAGGGCGGCAATGTTACTGTACAGTGTCTCTACAGTGACAAATTTAAAGATACTGAGAGAAAATGGTGCAGAAGTGGTGATCTGCACTCCTGTCAAACGGCTCAGGATATAGAGCCATCCCTCGGTGCAGCTCTACAGATAAATGATACAAATGATGGCGTTTGTACAGTGACACTGACAGGGCTGAAGAAGAAAGATGCAGGCTGGTATTGGTGTATGGCTGGGGATGTGCAGGTTCCTGTTCATATCAATGTTGATTCAAGACAACCCATTACAGATGCCAACACAA gacCTGTCATGTTTACGACAGCACAATCTTTCACTTCATCTAACTCTTTTGATGTACACAACCATAATTCACTAACAACACTTGCACACACACCATCAAAATTACCTGAAAGTACATCAGTTCAGACAGAAAAAACTGACCAGACATCCACAGCATCACCGGAGCAGTTTCATTCAACGACACAGTCCTCATCATATCCAACCACAACGGAGAACTCAAAACATGACCCATCACACAGCAGTAGTACTGTTAGGACAACACTAACCAGCAGATCAACAACTCTTCATGTTGACAATAACTCTACAGTTACTCGGTCATCTAAAGATCTGACATGTGAACCCAAAACCACTTATGACAGCAGGCAAGGTCAAAATATACTtctgtaa
- the LOC127979506 gene encoding 4-galactosyl-N-acetylglucosaminide 3-alpha-L-fucosyltransferase 9-like, whose translation MYLYHDSTKNFFSKFTGAHVQINNTENCLSVLKMHNYKCSPDIPLDQDPIATSKEKEEPDTIVLIWMWPFGVSFNLRPCSSAFGIHGCHLTDDRGLFNQSHGVMIHHRDISGDLSNIPQLPRPALQKWVWWNMESPTYTNQIPLLKELFNLTSSYRWDSDIPVPYGRITESTEEEKKYTIPKKDKLVCWVVSHYSPNLKRSHYYNELVKFIDVSTYGGHFNKPVNDKEYSSLVSSCKFYLSFENSIHRDYVTEKLFNPLGLGTVPVVIGPPRENYELFIPSKAFIHVDDFPSPKELADHLKHLDQNEDLYMQYFTWREHFVSKPTYFGLEHACWICDHIRRNKHYKVVKDLNKWFWG comes from the coding sequence ATGTACCTGTACCACGACTCAACCAAAAACTTTTTCAGCAAATTCACTGGTGCTCATGTCCAGATAAATAACACAGAAAATTGCCTCAGCGTTCTTAAGATGCATAACTACAAGTGCAGCCCAGACATCCCCTTGGACCAAGATCCGATAGCAACATCTAAAGAGAAAGAAGAACCAGACACCATTGTGTTAATCTGGATGTGGCCTTTTGGCGTCAGTTTTAATTTAAGACCCTGCAGTTCGGCTTTCGGTATCCATGGCTGCCATTTAACGGATGACAGAGGTCTATTTAACCAATCACATGGGGTAATGATCCATCATAGAGATATTAGTGGGGATTTATCCAACATACCACAACTCCCACGACCAGCTTTACAGAAGTGGGTATGGTGGAATATGGAGTCTCCAACATATACAAATCAAATTCCCTTGCTAAAGGAACTATTTAATCTGACTTCAAGCTACCGCTGGGACTCGGATATTCCAGTACCTTATGGTAGGATCACAGAAAGCACAGAGGAAGAGAAAAAATATACTATCCCAAAGAAGGACAAATTAGTTTGTTGGGTAGTAAGTCACTATAGCCCAAACCTTAAGCGATCACATTATTATAATGAGTTAGTGAAATTCATTGACGTGTCAACTTATGGCGGGCACTTCAACAAACCAGTTAATGATAAGGAGTATTCCAGTTTAGTGTCTAGTTGCAAATTCTACCTGTCTTTTGAGAATTCCATTCATAGAGACTATGTGACAGAGAAGCTGTTCAATCCTCTAGGGCTTGGTACCGTTCCTGTTGTTATTGGCCCGCCCAGAGAAAACTATGAGCTGTTCATACCAAGTAAAGCCTTCATTCATGTGGATGACTTTCCATCCCCAAAAGAACTGGCCGATCATCTGAAACACCTCGACCAAAACGAGGACCTGTATATGCAGTACTTCACCTGGAGAGAACATTTTGTTTCAAAGCCAACATACTTTGGTCTTGAACATGCCTGTTGGATTTGTGATCATATTAGAAGGAATAAGCACTACAAAGTGGTCAAAGATCTCAACAAATGGTTCTGGGGTTGA
- the LOC127978881 gene encoding 4-galactosyl-N-acetylglucosaminide 3-alpha-L-fucosyltransferase 9-like, translating to MDKTTISKTTKNITIAILLMAFLTIYMYLYHDSTKNLFSKFTGAHVQINNTENCLSVLKMHNYKCSPDIPLDQDLIATSKEKEEPDTIVLIWMWPFGVSFNLRPCSSAFGIHGCHLTDDRGLFNQAHGVMIHHRDISGDLSNIPQLPRPALQKWVWWNMESPTYTNQIPLLKELFNLTSSYRWDSDIPVPYGRITESTEEEKKYTIPKKDKLVCWVVSHYSPDLKRSHYYNELVKFIDVSTYGGHFNKPVNDKEYSSLVSSCKFYLSFENSIHRDYVTEKLFNPLGLGTVPVVIGPPRENYELFIPSKAFIHVDDFPSPKELADHLKHLDQNEDLYMQYFTWRERFVSKPTYFGLEHACWICDHIRRNKHYKVVKDLNSWFWA from the coding sequence ATGGACAAAACAACTATTTCAAAAACCACTAAGAACATTACAATCGCCATACTTTTGATGGCATTTCTTACAATCTACATGTACCTGTACCACGACTCAACCAAAAACTTGTTCAGCAAATTCACTGGCGCCCATGTCCAGATAAATAACACAGAAAATTGCCTCAGCGTTCTTAAGATGCATAACTACAAGTGCAGCCCAGACATCCCCTTGGACCAAGATCTGATAGCAACATCTAAAGAGAAAGAAGAACCAGACACCATTGTGTTAATCTGGATGTGGCCTTTTGGCGTCAGTTTTAATTTAAGACCCTGCAGTTCGGCTTTCGGTATCCATGGCTGCCATTTAACGGATGACAGAGGTCTATTTAACCAAGCACATGGGGTAATGATCCATCATAGAGATATTAGTGGGGATTTATCCAACATACCACAACTCCCACGACCAGCTTTACAGAAGTGGGTATGGTGGAATATGGAGTCTCCAACATATACAAATCAAATTCCCTTGCTAAAGGAACTATTTAATCTGACTTCAAGCTACCGCTGGGACTCGGATATTCCAGTACCTTACGGTAGGATCACAGAAAGCACAGAGGAAGAGAAAAAATATACTATCCCAAAGAAGGACAAATTAGTTTGTTGGGTAGTAAGTCACTATAGCCCAGACCTTAAGCGATCACATTATTATAATGAGTTAGTGAAATTCATTGACGTGTCAACTTATGGCGGGCACTTCAACAAACCAGTTAATGATAAGGAGTATTCCAGTTTAGTGTCTAGTTGCAAATTCTACTTGTCTTTTGAGAATTCCATTCATAGAGACTATGTGACAGAGAAGCTGTTCAATCCTCTAGGGCTTGGTACCGTTCCTGTTGTTATTGGCCCGCCCAGAGAAAACTATGAGCTGTTCATACCAAGTAAAGCCTTCATTCATGTGGATGACTTTCCATCCCCAAAAGAACTGGCCGATCATCTGAAACACCTCGACCAAAACGAGGACCTGTATATGCAGTACTTCACCTGGAGAGAACGTTTTGTTTCAAAGCCAACATACTTTGGTCTTGAACATGCCTGTTGGATTTGTGACCATATTAGAAGGAATAAGCACTACAAAGTGGTCAAAGATCTCAACAGCTGGTTCTGGGCTTGA